Proteins encoded in a region of the Saccharothrix ecbatanensis genome:
- a CDS encoding acyl-CoA dehydrogenase family protein, producing MNFTESEERRALRKAVSDMARKYGHQYFTAKARAGEKTDELWAEAGKLGYLGVAVPEEYGGGGGGIGDLAAVCEELSAAGCPLLLTVVSPAICATVIARFGTAEQKQRWLPGFADGTTKMAFAITEPDAGSNSHKLTTAIHRDGDEWVLNGGKYYISGVDEAEAVLVVARHVDATGQRLLPSLMIVPTNAPGFTYQHIPMEVLSPEKQFTCFFDDVRLPLDALVGTEDAGLAQLFAGLNPERIMAASLATGMARRALDQASEYARTRAVWDTPIGAHQGIAHPLAQCAIQVELARLMTQKAAALYDAGEDRAAGEAANMAKYAAGEAVAGAVDQAIQVHGGNGLSSEYGLGALLAASRLSRIAPVSREMILNFVAQHTLKLPRSY from the coding sequence ATCAACTTCACCGAGAGCGAGGAGCGGCGTGCCCTGCGCAAGGCCGTCTCCGACATGGCCCGCAAGTACGGCCACCAGTACTTCACCGCCAAGGCGCGGGCGGGGGAGAAGACCGACGAGCTGTGGGCCGAGGCGGGCAAGCTCGGCTACCTCGGCGTGGCCGTGCCCGAGGAGTACGGCGGCGGTGGCGGCGGCATCGGCGACCTGGCCGCCGTGTGCGAGGAGTTGTCCGCGGCCGGCTGCCCGCTGCTGCTGACGGTCGTCTCGCCCGCCATCTGCGCCACCGTCATCGCCCGGTTCGGCACGGCCGAGCAGAAGCAGCGGTGGCTGCCCGGGTTCGCCGACGGCACCACCAAGATGGCGTTCGCCATCACCGAGCCGGACGCGGGCTCCAACTCGCACAAGCTCACCACCGCCATCCACCGCGACGGCGACGAGTGGGTCCTCAACGGCGGCAAGTACTACATCTCCGGCGTCGACGAGGCGGAGGCCGTGCTCGTGGTCGCACGCCATGTCGACGCCACGGGCCAACGGCTGCTGCCGTCGCTGATGATCGTGCCCACGAACGCGCCCGGCTTCACCTATCAGCACATCCCGATGGAGGTGCTGTCGCCCGAGAAGCAGTTCACCTGCTTCTTCGACGACGTGCGGCTGCCGCTGGACGCGTTGGTGGGCACCGAGGACGCCGGTCTGGCCCAGCTGTTCGCCGGCCTGAACCCGGAACGGATCATGGCTGCGTCGCTCGCCACCGGTATGGCCCGCCGCGCACTCGACCAGGCGAGCGAGTACGCCCGCACCAGGGCCGTCTGGGACACGCCGATCGGCGCGCACCAGGGCATCGCGCACCCGTTGGCGCAGTGTGCGATCCAGGTCGAGTTGGCGAGGCTGATGACCCAGAAGGCCGCGGCTCTCTACGACGCTGGGGAGGACCGGGCTGCTGGGGAGGCGGCCAACATGGCCAAGTACGCGGCGGGGGAAGCGGTGGCGGGAGCGGTGGACCAGGCCATCCAGGTCCACGGTGGCAACGGGCTGTCGTCCGAGTACGGACTGGGCGCCCTGCTGGCCGCGTCCCGGTTGTCCCGAATCGCCCCGGTCAGCCGGGAAATGATCCTGAACTTTGTGGCGCAGCACACGCTGAAGTTGCCGCGCTCGTATTAG
- a CDS encoding S8 family peptidase → MRKLLPGLTLAVLTATLLAAPAHAVPAHAEGVVLHEGSATAVPGSYIVKLKDPAVDAAGFDGQVARRFAAFGGFSATLTPKQARRLAADPAVDYVEQDQVVHANGVGALATQANAPWGLDRIDQRALPLSTTYSYTSVGAGVTAYVIDTGIRVTHTEFSGRAIHGYDAVDNDFIAQDDNGHGTHMAGIIAGRTYGVAKGVQVCGVRVLNAAGSGTVSGVIAGVDWVTRNAVRPAVANFSLGGAASVALDDAVRRMIAAGITASVTAGSSGSISNTSPARVTQAITSGGTNQSDARAPFSNYGPGVDLYAPGANIISAWHTSDTAAVTLSGTSMATAFVSGVATRYLQFVPTATPAQVHAEIVNQATPLPWGGRLLYWSPAR, encoded by the coding sequence ATGCGCAAGCTCTTACCCGGCCTGACCCTGGCCGTCCTGACCGCCACCCTGCTCGCCGCTCCCGCCCACGCCGTCCCCGCACACGCCGAGGGCGTCGTCCTGCACGAGGGCTCGGCCACCGCCGTGCCCGGCAGTTACATCGTCAAGCTCAAGGACCCGGCCGTCGACGCGGCAGGGTTCGACGGGCAGGTCGCCCGGAGGTTCGCCGCGTTCGGCGGTTTCTCCGCGACACTCACCCCGAAACAGGCCCGCCGCCTCGCCGCCGACCCCGCCGTCGACTACGTCGAACAGGACCAGGTCGTGCACGCCAACGGCGTCGGGGCACTGGCGACACAGGCCAACGCGCCGTGGGGCCTGGACCGGATCGACCAGCGCGCCCTGCCGCTGAGCACCACCTACAGCTACACGTCGGTCGGCGCCGGCGTCACCGCGTACGTGATCGACACCGGCATCCGGGTCACCCACACCGAGTTCAGCGGTCGTGCGATCCACGGCTACGACGCCGTGGACAACGACTTCATCGCCCAGGACGACAACGGCCACGGCACGCACATGGCGGGCATCATCGCCGGCCGCACGTACGGCGTGGCCAAGGGCGTCCAGGTGTGCGGCGTGCGGGTGCTCAACGCCGCCGGCAGCGGCACCGTCTCCGGTGTCATCGCGGGCGTGGACTGGGTGACGCGGAACGCGGTCCGTCCCGCCGTGGCGAACTTCAGCCTGGGCGGCGCGGCTTCCGTCGCGCTGGACGACGCGGTGCGCCGCATGATCGCCGCGGGCATCACCGCGTCCGTCACGGCGGGCAGCAGCGGCAGCATCTCCAACACGTCGCCTGCCCGGGTCACCCAGGCCATCACGTCCGGCGGCACCAACCAGTCCGACGCCAGGGCGCCGTTCTCCAACTACGGCCCCGGGGTGGACCTGTACGCGCCGGGCGCCAACATCATCTCCGCCTGGCACACCAGTGACACCGCCGCCGTCACGCTCAGCGGCACGTCCATGGCGACCGCGTTCGTCAGCGGTGTCGCCACCCGGTACCTCCAGTTCGTGCCGACGGCCACCCCGGCCCAGGTGCACGCCGAGATCGTGAACCAGGCGACGCCGCTGCCCTGGGGCGGCCGGCTCTTGTACTGGTCTCCCGCGAGGTAA
- a CDS encoding S8 family peptidase yields MRKLLSGLGVAALAAVTLTTPAHAEGAVLHAGSATAVPGSYIVKLKHPAVDAVGLDGQVTRRFAAFGGFSATLTEKQARRLAADPAVEYVEQDQVVRAHTTQLNAPFGLDRIDQRALPVDGRYSYTTTGARTRAYVIDTGVRSTHTEIAGRSCAGYDVVDNDTVPQDDNGHGTAIASLIAGRTNGVAKEALVCGVRVLNASGSGTTAGVIAGIDWVARNHVKPASANLSLGGGVSTAMDDAVRRLISAGVTASVTAGGSNTNAVNFSPARVTEAITSGSSTRTDTRATFSNYGAVVDVYAVGVGITVAWHTGDTATATLSGTSLSTAYVTGVTLRYLQANPAATPAQVHSAVVTAATVLSWGRLLYWSPNR; encoded by the coding sequence ATGCGCAAGTTGTTGTCCGGCCTGGGTGTCGCGGCCCTCGCCGCCGTCACCCTCACCACTCCGGCCCACGCCGAAGGCGCGGTGCTGCACGCCGGTTCGGCCACGGCCGTCCCCGGCAGTTACATCGTCAAGCTGAAGCACCCGGCCGTCGACGCGGTCGGGCTCGACGGTCAGGTGACGCGGAGGTTCGCCGCGTTCGGCGGCTTCTCGGCGACCCTGACCGAGAAGCAGGCCCGCCGCCTCGCCGCCGACCCCGCCGTCGAGTACGTCGAACAGGACCAGGTCGTCCGCGCCCACACCACCCAGCTCAACGCGCCGTTCGGCCTGGACCGGATCGACCAGCGCGCGCTGCCGGTGGACGGCAGGTACAGCTACACCACGACCGGAGCGCGCACCAGGGCGTACGTGATCGACACGGGCGTCCGGTCCACGCACACCGAAATCGCGGGCCGGTCGTGCGCCGGCTACGACGTGGTCGACAACGACACCGTCCCCCAGGACGACAACGGCCACGGCACGGCCATCGCGTCCCTCATCGCGGGCCGCACCAACGGCGTCGCCAAGGAAGCACTGGTGTGCGGCGTCCGGGTGCTCAACGCCTCTGGCAGCGGCACGACCGCCGGCGTCATCGCGGGCATCGACTGGGTGGCGCGCAACCACGTCAAGCCCGCGTCGGCGAACCTCAGCCTGGGCGGCGGCGTGTCGACCGCGATGGACGACGCGGTGCGGCGGCTCATCTCGGCGGGCGTGACCGCGTCCGTGACGGCGGGCGGCAGCAACACCAATGCGGTGAACTTCTCACCGGCCCGGGTGACCGAGGCGATCACCTCGGGCTCGTCCACCCGGACCGACACCCGCGCCACGTTCTCCAACTACGGCGCGGTGGTCGACGTCTACGCGGTCGGCGTCGGCATCACGGTCGCGTGGCACACCGGCGACACGGCCACCGCCACGCTCAGCGGCACGTCGCTGTCCACCGCCTACGTCACCGGTGTGACGCTCAGGTACCTCCAGGCCAACCCCGCGGCGACGCCCGCTCAGGTGCACTCGGCGGTCGTCACCGCGGCCACCGTGCTGTCGTGGGGCCGACTCCTCTACTGGTCGCCGAACCGGTAA
- a CDS encoding GNAT family N-acetyltransferase, translating into MRLEPVTEDNYRAVIGLEVHEEQRAFVATNLKSIADAWIYRPKLQPLALFSGTDLVGFTLLERDRPDALHIARFMIDRRAQGRGLGRKGLAAIADVARAEGRTELVLTVVPGNAVARGLYAAFGFTDTGEVDEGELVMRHELAPSAHLADQ; encoded by the coding sequence ATGCGTTTGGAACCCGTCACCGAGGACAACTACCGGGCCGTCATCGGTCTGGAGGTCCACGAGGAGCAGCGGGCGTTCGTCGCGACGAACCTGAAGTCGATCGCGGACGCCTGGATCTACCGCCCGAAGTTGCAGCCGCTTGCGCTGTTCAGCGGAACCGACCTGGTGGGCTTCACCCTCCTCGAACGGGATCGGCCGGATGCGCTGCACATCGCCCGGTTCATGATCGACCGGCGGGCGCAGGGCCGCGGGCTCGGCCGCAAGGGCCTGGCCGCGATCGCCGACGTGGCGCGCGCGGAGGGCCGCACCGAGCTGGTGCTGACCGTCGTGCCGGGTAACGCGGTGGCGCGCGGCCTGTACGCGGCGTTCGGCTTCACCGACACGGGCGAGGTGGACGAGGGCGAGCTCGTGATGCGCCACGAGCTCGCCCCGTCTGCTCACCTCGCCGACCAGTAG
- a CDS encoding S8 family peptidase, whose amino-acid sequence MRQSRQVRFLAGVGATALAVTASSLLAAPAQAAEGEIRAADATHKVQNHFIVKLKDGSSASAESLAGQYGGHVDTVFRSALNGFSVSLPEAAAKRLAADPSVEYVEQDQVFHTQATQTNPPSWGLNRIDQRNLPLNTTYSYTSTGSGVNVYVIDTGVRISHSTFGGRARNGYDAVDNDSVAQDGNGHGTHVAGTIAGSQYGVAKSATVYGVRVLNNSGSGTTADVVEGIDWVARNHVKPAVANMSLGGGASTTIDAAVRRAVSAGVTFAVAAGNSNANAGNYSPARVTEALTVGATTSTDARASYSNYGSVLDIFAPGSSITSAWHTSDTATNTISGTSMAAPHVAGAAARYLQGARTATPSQVASYLIGQSTPSKVTSPGTGSPNRLLYLAPTA is encoded by the coding sequence ATGCGACAGTCACGACAGGTCCGGTTCCTGGCCGGGGTCGGGGCGACGGCGCTCGCCGTCACCGCGTCCTCCCTGTTGGCCGCCCCCGCGCAGGCCGCCGAGGGCGAGATCCGCGCCGCCGACGCCACGCACAAGGTGCAGAACCACTTCATCGTCAAGCTCAAGGACGGCTCGTCGGCGTCCGCGGAGAGCCTGGCGGGCCAGTACGGCGGCCACGTCGACACCGTGTTCCGCAGCGCGCTCAACGGCTTCTCCGTGTCGCTGCCCGAGGCGGCGGCCAAGCGGCTCGCGGCCGACCCGTCCGTCGAGTACGTCGAGCAGGACCAGGTGTTCCACACCCAGGCGACGCAGACCAACCCGCCGTCGTGGGGCCTGAACCGCATCGACCAGCGCAACCTGCCGCTGAACACGACCTACAGCTACACCTCCACCGGCTCGGGCGTGAACGTCTACGTCATCGACACCGGCGTGCGGATCAGCCACAGCACGTTCGGCGGCCGGGCGCGCAACGGCTACGACGCGGTCGACAACGACAGCGTCGCCCAGGACGGCAACGGCCACGGCACGCACGTCGCGGGCACCATCGCGGGCAGCCAGTACGGCGTCGCCAAGAGCGCGACGGTGTACGGCGTGCGCGTGCTGAACAACTCCGGCAGCGGCACCACCGCCGACGTGGTCGAGGGCATCGACTGGGTCGCCCGCAACCACGTCAAGCCGGCCGTGGCGAACATGAGCCTCGGCGGCGGAGCGTCCACCACCATCGACGCGGCCGTGCGCCGTGCGGTCTCGGCGGGCGTCACGTTCGCCGTCGCGGCGGGCAACAGCAACGCCAACGCGGGCAACTACTCGCCGGCCCGCGTGACCGAGGCCCTCACCGTGGGCGCGACCACCAGCACCGACGCCCGCGCGAGCTACTCGAACTACGGCTCGGTGCTCGACATCTTCGCGCCCGGCTCGTCGATCACCTCGGCGTGGCACACCAGTGACACCGCCACCAACACCATCAGCGGCACCTCGATGGCGGCCCCGCACGTCGCCGGCGCCGCCGCCCGCTACCTCCAGGGCGCCCGCACGGCGACCCCGTCCCAGGTGGCGAGCTACCTGATCGGCCAGTCGACCCCGAGCAAGGTCACCAGTCCGGGCACCGGTTCGCCGAACCGCCTGCTCTACCTGGCGCCCACCGCCTGA